One Synechococcus sp. Nb3U1 genomic window, ACCGCTAGTGGTTTTTACGTTTATTCTTGTATCCAACTGTCCTATGCAGATTCGACCCGCTACCCCAGCTGATGTGCCGATCATTTATAAGCTGATTTGTGCCCTGGCTGAGTATGAACAACTGAGCCATCTAGTGACTGGATCCGTAGCAGAGTTACAGCAACATTTGTTCGGCCCTGAGGCGGTGGCGATGGTGTTGCTGGCTGAAGTGGAAGAACGTCCCGGATCCCCTGTAGGGTTTGCCCTCTATTTCCGTAGTTTTTCTACGTTCCTCGCTCGACCAGGCATTTACTTGGAAGACCTGTTTGTATTGCCCGAGTTTCGCGGTCGCGGCATTGGCAAAGCGCTGTTGGTGCGGTTGGCGCAAGAGGCGGTGGCTAAGGGATACGGACGGCTGGAGTGGATGGTGCTGGATTGGAATGAACCGGCGATTGAATTTTACCGCCGGATGGGGGCTAAACAACACACAGAGTGGATCTTGAACCGGGTTACAGGGGCTGATTTGGCAGCTCTAGCTCAGAGCCTGAACGAGTCACGCACCATCGCCCAGTTTGGCAAGGATCCTCGAACACACTCAAACTAAGATGGTAGAACCCAGCGACAGTTCTCTCAGAGATTGGCTGACCCTAGGCATCAGCGGATCCCATCCCAGCTCCTCCTGCTGCTGGCGAAACAACCGTACAGAGGGGTAGTAAGGAGAATCTTGTCGCTCTCTTAACCATCGCCAGTCACAGTTTTGGCACAAGAGGATCCAGGTCGGTTTGGCTAGGGCTCCGGCCAGATGGGCAACTGCCGTATCTACAGAAATGACCAGATCCAGTTGGCTGATCAAGGCCGCCGTATCGGCAAAATCTGTAATCCAGGGATCCCAATTTTTGAGCTGAATATCTGAGGGTAGATCTGCCAGTTGTTTCACCTGTGGCCCTTTTTGTAGGCTGTGAAACTGGATCCCAGATACAGACAAAATCGGTAGCCATTGTTTGAGATGACTGGAGCGATTGCGGTCGTTCCCCTGCGTGGGGCTACCTGCCCAACAGATGCCCACGTTGAGGATGGACGGTGATTTTTCAATCCTAAGAGAGCTCGGGATCTCTGGTACCTGCAAATAAGGCACTTGATTGGGGATTTGATCAAGGGAATGGATCCCTAGACACCAGGGCAAACTCATTAAGGGAGAATACACCTGAAAAGCCGTCAGGGGGATCTCTCCTGCCCCGTAAAGACCGCTCACCCCAGGGATCCCTTGAAACAAAGTTTTGAGGGGATTCGGACAGACCAAGATCAGCTTTTGGCACCGCTGAGCTGCTAAGGGTAGGAAGCGAACAAACTGAATAGAATCTCCGGATCCCTGCTCCGTATGCACCAGCAAGGTTTGCTGAGAGATATCTTCCCCTTGCCAGCGGGGGTGAGGGCATTGAAAAGGTGTAAATTGGCTGGTTTGCCAGCGCCACTCAAACTCTTGCCACCCCTGCTTCAGTTCCCCTTGCTTGAGCCAGGCCATTCCCAAGTTCATGTGGGCATCCGCAAATTGGGGATCCAACTGGATCGCCTTCTCATATTGCTGAATGGCCTCAGCCAAACGGTTTTGCTTGACATAGATAAGCCCCAAGTAATTGTGGGCGCGTGGGTGACCTGGATCCTCTTGAATGGATAGACTCAGGTGATATTCAGCTTCCTGCCAGTGCTCCAAATCGCCACAGGTTACCCCCAAGTTGTAGCGGGCCACTTTCATCTGTGGATCCAGCTGTAAGCATCGTCGGAAGTAATCGGCAGCTTTTTCCCACTCCCCTTGCACATGGGCTTCGTTACCTAAGGCCAGCAATCGATCCGGGTTGAAATCTTGCTCGAACTTTTGATGGAGATAGGCTTGTCTTTGGGCTATGATTTGATGGATTTGCTCAAAGTA contains:
- a CDS encoding GNAT family N-acetyltransferase, encoding MQIRPATPADVPIIYKLICALAEYEQLSHLVTGSVAELQQHLFGPEAVAMVLLAEVEERPGSPVGFALYFRSFSTFLARPGIYLEDLFVLPEFRGRGIGKALLVRLAQEAVAKGYGRLEWMVLDWNEPAIEFYRRMGAKQHTEWILNRVTGADLAALAQSLNESRTIAQFGKDPRTHSN